The following are from one region of the Cloacibacterium normanense genome:
- a CDS encoding DUF3244 domain-containing protein codes for MKNLLKFSFLIGFLFISANVMANDKDFSISIDNISAKKLSFQMTNAKNVALYVYNDKQGELFAEKVRKQDEVSRTYDLKNFPVGTYYLVAESDSKIEKYKITIDETDASIEKTPVAEIFKPEYTIEGNHVKLVMPKLTDGVTVSVEDFTNTVYYNQTLTPNNGELVIQFDLNPENADAYVISVEKGDNTFNKIIYLK; via the coding sequence ATGAAAAATTTATTAAAATTCAGCTTCCTTATAGGATTTCTATTTATTTCGGCAAATGTAATGGCCAATGACAAAGATTTCTCTATTTCTATTGACAACATCAGTGCGAAAAAACTAAGCTTTCAAATGACGAATGCAAAGAATGTAGCGCTATATGTTTACAATGACAAGCAAGGAGAACTTTTTGCTGAAAAAGTGAGAAAACAAGATGAGGTTTCTAGAACGTATGACTTGAAAAATTTTCCTGTTGGAACTTATTATTTAGTAGCGGAATCTGATTCTAAAATCGAAAAATATAAAATTACTATTGACGAAACTGATGCTTCAATTGAGAAGACACCAGTTGCTGAAATTTTCAAACCAGAATACACGATTGAAGGCAATCATGTAAAATTAGTGATGCCTAAACTAACTGATGGAGTAACAGTTTCTGTTGAAGATTTCACGAATACGGTTTATTATAACCAAACCTTAACTCCAAATAATGGCGAATTGGTTATACAATTTGATTTAAACCCAGAAAATGCTGATGCGTATGTAATCAGTGTGGAAAAAGGCGATAACACCTTCAACAAAATCATATATCTAAAATAA
- a CDS encoding AraC family transcriptional regulator has product MKQTSPTYEAVNPNIGSSFSCFKFLQNENLKSNFWHYHPEIELVFVGGGSGKRQIGSTISYFTKGDLVLIGSNLPHCGLTNENTRNEYEIVVQFLPDFLGAHIWKTPEMKKITNLLDASKGGIVFGESVKKSLESKILEMYEATSLDKLIKFLEILNVLANTEDFKILNAGNFYIQTQVEDNERINLIFNHVKNKFKEQITLEEVANLANMTEPSFCRYFKKITNKTFTQFVNEYRIIHSMKLLAEKPLSINEICYESGFNNFSYFNKTFKEYTQKSPSQYRKEFKNIIE; this is encoded by the coding sequence ATGAAGCAGACAAGTCCTACATATGAAGCAGTTAACCCCAATATTGGAAGTAGTTTTTCTTGTTTCAAATTCCTTCAAAATGAAAATTTAAAATCTAATTTTTGGCACTATCACCCAGAAATAGAATTGGTTTTTGTAGGTGGAGGTTCTGGGAAAAGACAAATTGGTAGCACCATTTCTTATTTTACTAAAGGAGATTTGGTTTTAATAGGCAGTAATTTACCGCATTGTGGTTTAACCAATGAAAATACCAGAAATGAGTATGAAATTGTAGTTCAGTTTTTGCCTGATTTTTTAGGAGCTCACATCTGGAAAACTCCTGAAATGAAGAAAATTACGAATTTATTAGATGCTTCAAAAGGTGGAATTGTGTTTGGTGAATCGGTTAAAAAATCTTTAGAAAGTAAAATTTTAGAAATGTATGAGGCAACTTCACTGGACAAGTTGATTAAATTTTTAGAGATTTTAAATGTTCTTGCCAATACCGAAGATTTCAAAATTCTAAATGCTGGAAATTTCTATATTCAAACTCAAGTGGAAGATAATGAGAGAATTAACCTCATTTTCAATCACGTAAAAAATAAATTCAAAGAGCAAATTACTTTAGAAGAAGTAGCCAATCTCGCCAATATGACTGAACCTTCTTTTTGCAGATATTTTAAAAAAATTACCAATAAAACGTTTACACAATTCGTGAATGAATATCGTATCATTCACTCTATGAAATTGTTGGCAGAGAAACCACTGAGTATTAACGAGATATGTTACGAAAGCGGATTTAATAATTTCAGTTATTTCAATAAAACTTTTAAAGAATATACGCAGAAAAGCCCATCTCAATACCGAAAAGAGTTTAAAAATATTATTGAATAA
- a CDS encoding aminotransferase class V-fold PLP-dependent enzyme — translation MFNIKEIRNQFPILQQQVNGKPLVYLDNAASSQKPISVLETWKRYYEEINANVHRGIHTLSQLATEEMENSRKKVQHFINAKHDYEVIFTRGTTESINLVAYALGNSNFLKKDDEIIIGYLEHHSNIVPWQMLCERTGAKLKVIPMDENGILQLDFLDKNLSEKTKIVSVNHVSNALGIINPIEEIITKVRKNSSALMMIDGAQSVPHFEIDVQKLDCDFFAFSGHKMYAPMGVGILYGKEEILEKLAPFHGGGEMIATCSFEKTTYAALPFKFEAGTPNVGGNIAIGAAIDFMKKIGVENIRNHENELLNYAQKRLLEIDGLKIYGEKANRTSVVSFNLEGIGIASDVGMILDKLGIAVRTGHHCTQPIMEFFKIAGTVRASFAVYNTLEEVDALVEGVKKAQRMLM, via the coding sequence ATGTTTAATATAAAAGAAATACGCAATCAGTTTCCTATTCTTCAGCAGCAAGTTAACGGTAAACCATTGGTTTATTTAGACAATGCCGCTTCTTCTCAAAAACCAATTTCTGTACTTGAAACTTGGAAAAGATATTATGAAGAAATCAATGCCAATGTACACAGAGGAATACACACTTTGTCTCAATTGGCAACAGAAGAAATGGAAAATTCCAGAAAAAAAGTACAACATTTCATTAATGCAAAGCATGATTATGAGGTGATTTTTACCAGAGGAACTACCGAAAGCATCAATTTGGTTGCCTACGCTTTGGGAAATTCTAATTTCTTAAAAAAAGATGACGAAATCATCATCGGTTATTTAGAACATCACTCCAATATTGTTCCTTGGCAAATGCTTTGCGAAAGAACGGGTGCAAAATTGAAAGTAATTCCGATGGACGAAAACGGAATTCTTCAACTCGATTTTTTAGATAAAAACCTTTCAGAAAAAACCAAAATTGTATCTGTAAATCATGTTTCTAACGCTTTAGGAATCATTAATCCTATTGAAGAAATCATCACAAAAGTGAGAAAAAATTCTTCTGCACTCATGATGATTGACGGAGCACAATCTGTACCACATTTCGAGATTGATGTTCAGAAATTAGACTGCGACTTTTTTGCATTTTCTGGTCACAAAATGTACGCACCAATGGGAGTTGGTATTCTCTACGGAAAGGAAGAAATTTTAGAAAAATTAGCGCCTTTTCATGGAGGTGGTGAGATGATTGCTACTTGTAGTTTTGAGAAAACCACTTATGCTGCACTTCCCTTTAAATTCGAAGCGGGAACACCAAATGTTGGCGGAAATATTGCAATAGGAGCTGCCATAGATTTCATGAAAAAAATAGGTGTAGAAAATATCAGAAATCATGAAAATGAACTGCTAAATTATGCCCAAAAAAGACTTCTAGAAATAGATGGACTTAAAATTTACGGTGAAAAAGCGAATAGAACCAGTGTAGTTTCTTTTAATTTAGAAGGAATAGGAATTGCTTCGGATGTAGGAATGATTCTGGATAAACTGGGAATTGCTGTAAGAACAGGTCATCATTGTACACAACCTATTATGGAATTCTTCAAGATTGCAGGAACCGTAAGAGCGAGTTTTGCGGTGTATAACACTTTAGAAGAGGTAGATGCTTTAGTAGAAGGCGTGAAAAAGGCTCAAAGAATGCTGATGTAA
- a CDS encoding serine hydrolase domain-containing protein — MKTLKNLLFGILLFIATVIALAYAFNYQHLFNAIALTYLKGKTSATIDDGVDFPSRNIEKGVAQPWQKDSLYNKTSLPKNIVDNLKSTNSASFLVIKDGKLVHEEYFGEYKPTTQTNSFSMAKAITVLLMGLAIEDHKIQSENQKFADFYPNFNEVEHGNELTLRDLAAMEAGYYWDEDYRNPFLQNPRIYYGKNMAEALLKSPQFEAKPGSRFEYQSGATQLLGFAIRKAVNIPLSAYASQKLWKPLGMESDAYWNVDEDNKMEKTFCCINAIPRDYAKLGQLMLQKGNWNGKQLIDSTYIQKMITPTQHSGGIYGLGIWVNNDAPYKYYHFWGFTSQLIIVIPEKNMVVVRTGKFNNEAKDDKGRSVQAAFLAENAVKTFAN, encoded by the coding sequence ATGAAAACGCTTAAGAACCTCTTATTTGGAATTCTACTTTTTATAGCAACAGTTATTGCGCTGGCTTATGCTTTTAATTATCAACATCTTTTTAATGCAATTGCGCTTACATATCTCAAAGGCAAAACCAGCGCTACCATAGATGATGGTGTAGATTTTCCGTCTAGAAATATAGAAAAAGGAGTGGCACAACCTTGGCAAAAAGATTCGTTATACAATAAAACTTCTTTACCGAAAAACATCGTTGACAATTTAAAATCTACGAATTCTGCTTCATTTTTGGTGATAAAAGATGGCAAATTAGTTCATGAAGAATACTTCGGAGAGTACAAACCTACCACGCAAACCAATTCTTTTTCTATGGCAAAAGCCATCACCGTTTTATTGATGGGATTGGCAATTGAAGACCACAAAATACAATCAGAAAATCAAAAATTTGCAGATTTTTATCCTAATTTCAACGAAGTAGAACACGGTAACGAGTTAACCTTAAGAGATTTAGCCGCAATGGAAGCTGGCTATTATTGGGATGAAGATTACAGAAATCCGTTTTTACAAAATCCTAGAATTTATTACGGTAAAAACATGGCAGAAGCACTCTTGAAATCTCCTCAATTTGAGGCAAAACCAGGAAGCAGATTCGAATACCAATCTGGTGCTACGCAATTATTGGGATTTGCGATTAGAAAGGCGGTAAATATTCCGCTTTCTGCATATGCTTCTCAAAAACTTTGGAAACCTCTAGGAATGGAATCAGACGCTTATTGGAATGTGGATGAAGACAATAAAATGGAAAAAACGTTCTGCTGTATCAATGCTATTCCTCGTGATTATGCAAAATTAGGACAACTGATGCTCCAAAAAGGAAATTGGAACGGAAAACAACTGATTGATTCTACCTACATTCAAAAAATGATTACGCCAACTCAACATTCTGGCGGAATCTATGGTTTGGGAATTTGGGTTAATAATGACGCCCCTTATAAATATTATCATTTCTGGGGATTTACCAGCCAATTAATCATCGTAATTCCTGAAAAAAATATGGTCGTGGTGAGAACTGGCAAGTTTAACAATGAAGCCAAAGACGATAAAGGCCGTTCTGTACAAGCTGCGTTTTTAGCCGAAAATGCTGTGAAAACGTTTGCCAATTAA
- a CDS encoding OmpW/AlkL family protein: MRKLLFLAGLLFTVSLSAQNWQVRLRGVSVQPYEKSTVGGEDSDVNISNAFIPELDFTYFFNKNFAAELILGTSKHDVKVGNDEVSLGSVRLLPPTVTLQYHFYPTKSLKPYVGAGLNYTIFYDVENGDTLGMDYKNNVGIALQGGVDYFVNDKFFLNVDIKKLYLQTDVDVDLGLPATVPAEVKINPLLIGFGVGMKF; the protein is encoded by the coding sequence ATGAGAAAATTACTATTTTTAGCTGGGTTATTATTTACCGTAAGCTTAAGTGCACAAAACTGGCAAGTTAGATTAAGAGGTGTAAGTGTACAACCTTATGAAAAATCTACAGTAGGAGGAGAAGACAGCGATGTAAACATTTCAAACGCATTTATTCCAGAATTAGACTTTACTTATTTCTTTAACAAAAATTTTGCAGCAGAACTAATTCTAGGAACTTCTAAACATGATGTTAAAGTTGGAAATGATGAAGTTTCTCTAGGAAGTGTAAGATTATTACCTCCAACAGTAACTTTGCAATATCACTTTTATCCAACTAAAAGTTTAAAACCTTATGTAGGAGCTGGTCTTAATTATACCATTTTCTATGATGTAGAAAACGGTGATACACTAGGAATGGATTACAAAAACAATGTGGGAATTGCATTACAAGGTGGTGTAGATTATTTTGTGAATGACAAATTTTTCCTTAACGTAGATATTAAAAAACTTTACCTTCAAACAGATGTAGATGTAGACTTAGGTTTACCAGCAACTGTTCCTGCGGAAGTTAAAATCAATCCACTTTTAATTGGTTTTGGTGTAGGAATGAAATTCTAA
- a CDS encoding glycine--tRNA ligase codes for MAKQEDVFKKVVSHAKEYGFIFPSSEIYDGLSAVYDYGQNGAELKNNIKQYWWKAMVQLNENIVGLDSAILMHPTTWKASGHVDAFNDPLIDNKDSKKRFRADVLIEDYCAKLEDKAQKEIEKAEKRFGDAFDKAQFEATNPRVIEYREKQKTILARMAKSLENNDLADVKALIEELEIADPDTGSKNWTDVRQFNLMFGTKLGASAESAMDLYLRPETAQGIFVNFLNVQKTSRHKLPFGIAQIGKAFRNEIVARQFIFRMREFEQMEMQFFVPPGTELKFYEEWKQKRLNWHLALGLGQENYKFHDHEKLAHYANAAADIEFKFPFGFKELEGIHSRTDFDLSAHEQHSGRKLQYFDPERNENYVPYVVETSIGLDRMFLALFSNCLKDEVLEDGSERTVLSLPPALAPVKAAILPLVKKDGLPEFAEKIFNDLKYDFNVISEEKDSIGKRYRRQDAIGTPFCITVDHDSLTDNTVTLRERDTMKQERVKVEDLRRIIDEKVNFRTLLSKI; via the coding sequence ATGGCAAAACAAGAAGACGTTTTCAAGAAGGTAGTTTCTCACGCAAAAGAATATGGTTTTATTTTCCCAAGTTCTGAAATTTATGACGGACTTTCGGCGGTTTACGATTATGGACAAAATGGTGCAGAACTGAAAAATAACATCAAGCAATATTGGTGGAAAGCAATGGTGCAACTGAACGAGAATATTGTAGGACTGGATTCTGCAATCCTGATGCACCCAACTACTTGGAAGGCTTCTGGACACGTGGATGCTTTTAACGACCCATTGATTGACAATAAAGATTCTAAAAAGCGTTTTCGTGCAGATGTTTTGATTGAAGATTACTGTGCAAAACTAGAAGATAAAGCGCAAAAAGAAATCGAAAAAGCAGAAAAAAGATTTGGTGATGCTTTTGATAAAGCACAGTTTGAAGCTACCAATCCTAGAGTTATAGAATACAGAGAAAAACAAAAAACCATTCTTGCAAGAATGGCAAAATCTCTGGAAAACAATGATTTAGCAGATGTAAAAGCACTCATTGAAGAATTAGAAATTGCTGATCCTGACACTGGTTCTAAAAACTGGACGGATGTAAGACAATTCAACCTAATGTTCGGGACTAAATTAGGAGCTTCTGCGGAAAGTGCGATGGATTTATATCTTCGTCCGGAAACTGCACAAGGTATTTTCGTGAATTTCTTAAACGTACAAAAAACTTCTCGTCATAAATTGCCTTTCGGAATTGCGCAAATAGGTAAAGCATTTAGAAATGAGATTGTTGCAAGACAATTCATCTTCAGAATGAGAGAGTTTGAACAAATGGAAATGCAATTTTTCGTTCCACCAGGAACAGAATTGAAATTCTACGAAGAATGGAAACAAAAACGTCTCAACTGGCATTTGGCGCTTGGTTTAGGACAAGAAAATTATAAATTCCACGATCACGAAAAACTGGCGCACTATGCGAATGCTGCTGCTGACATTGAATTTAAATTCCCATTTGGTTTCAAAGAATTAGAAGGAATTCACTCAAGAACTGATTTCGATTTATCTGCACATGAGCAGCATTCTGGTAGAAAACTACAATATTTCGACCCAGAAAGAAATGAAAACTACGTTCCTTATGTAGTAGAAACTTCTATTGGTCTCGACAGAATGTTCTTGGCATTATTCTCTAATTGCTTAAAAGACGAAGTTTTAGAAGACGGTTCAGAAAGAACAGTTTTATCACTTCCGCCAGCTTTAGCTCCTGTAAAAGCAGCTATTTTGCCATTAGTGAAAAAAGATGGATTGCCAGAATTTGCAGAAAAAATCTTCAATGATTTGAAATATGATTTCAATGTGATTTCTGAGGAAAAAGACAGCATTGGTAAACGTTACAGAAGACAAGATGCTATCGGAACACCTTTCTGTATTACTGTTGACCATGATTCTTTGACAGATAACACGGTAACTTTAAGAGAAAGAGACACCATGAAACAAGAGCGTGTAAAAGTAGAAGATTTAAGAAGAATTATTGATGAAAAAGTAAATTTCAGAACTTTGCTTTCTAAAATATAG